The proteins below are encoded in one region of Hordeum vulgare subsp. vulgare chromosome 3H, MorexV3_pseudomolecules_assembly, whole genome shotgun sequence:
- the LOC123441353 gene encoding glycosyltransferase BC10-like encodes MAGSTAKPMPALYSGSVLPNVVTMLPLISFGFVLGMVCTANFHDSYLPPFLQPLPSLLRSPSPPPPPATAPAPSPVITVLPSQSPSPSPETACVVGPPLPSPPSTPSPPVVLGFTDLLAPSGGLMHNMTDEELLWRASMVPMIARVPWHIVPKLAFLFLVRGHMPLRPLWEKFFAGHEGLYSIYVHANPTYTGSPPADSVFYGRMIPSQSASWGDMNLVDAERRLVATALLDLGNARFTLLSETCIPLLSFQAVYDFLTGSNASFIESYPTRWRHDPFFNERNVSLAQWRKGAQWFEMDRAIAVEVVAEEQYMAVFRGDHGIANMEGHYLPTLVSLLGWGARAANRTLTYVNWQKHGPHPASYGGRAVTAELLEGMRRGNRECGYGGWAVEICFMFARKFSGDALGKLLELAPKVRGFG; translated from the exons ATGGCCGGCAGCACGGCCAAGCCCATGCCAGCCCTCTACTCAGGGAGCGTCCTCCCCAATGTGGTCACCATGCTGCCCCTCATCTCTTTCGGCTTCGTCCTTGGCATGGTCTGCACCGCCAACTTCCACGATTCTTATCTCCCTCCTTTCCTGCAGCCGTTGCCATCACTCCTACGCTCGCCGTCACCACCGCCCCCGCCCGCAACTGCGCCCGCGCCGTCGCCGGTGATCACAGTGTTACCCTCACAGTCACCCTCGCCATCCCCGGAGACAGCGTGCGTCGTCGGCCCACCATTGCCGTCTCCTCCCTCGACGCCGTCCCCGCCCGTGGTCTTGGGGTTCACGGACCTCCTCGCGCCGAGTGGCGGCCTCATGCACAACATGACGGACGAGGAGCTGCTCTGGAGGGCGTCCATGGTGCCGATGATCGCCCGCGTGCCGTGGCACATCGTGCCCAAGTTGGCATTCCTGTTCCTCGTGAGGGGGCACATGCCGCTCCGGCCATTGTGGGAGAAGTTCTTTGCCGGACACGAGGGGCTCTACTCCATCTACGTGCACGCGAACCCCACCTACACCGGCTCGCCGCCGGCAGACTCCGTCTTCTACGGCCGCATGATCCCAAGCCAG AGCGCCAGCTGGGGCGACATGAACCTGGTGGACGCGGAGCGGCGACTGGTGGCAACGGCGCTGCTGGACCTCGGCAACGCGCGGTTTACGCTGCTGTCGGAGACATGCATCCCTCTCCTGTCCTTCCAGGCCGTCTACGACTTCCTCACcggctccaacgccagcttcatcGAGAGCTACCCAACCCGTTGGCGGCACGACCCCTTCTTCAACGAACGCAACGTCAGCCTCGCGCAGTGGCGGAAGGGGGCGCAGTGGTTCGAAATGGACCGGGCGATCGCCGTGGAAGTCGTCGCCGAGGAGCAGTACATGGCCGTGTTCCGCGGCGACCACGGCATCGCCAACATGGAGGGGCACTACCTGCCGACACTGGTGAGCCTGCTGGGCTGGGGGGCGCGCGCCGCGAACCGGACCCTCACGTACGTCAACTGGCAGAAACATGGACCGCACCCGGCGAGCTACGGCGGGAGAGCCGTCACGGCGGAGCTGTTGGAGGGAATGAGGCGAGGGAACAGGGAGTGCGGCTACGGCGGCTGGGCGGTTGAGATCTGCTTCATGTTCGCGCGCAAGTTCTCCGGGGACGCGCTCGGCAAGCTGCTCGAGCTGGCTCCTAAGGTCAGGGGCTTCGGCTGA